A window of the Bacteroides thetaiotaomicron VPI-5482 genome harbors these coding sequences:
- a CDS encoding putative transporter codes for MEWLYNLFLEHSALQAVVVLSLISAIGLGLGRVHFWGVSLGVTFVFFAGILAGHFGLSVDPQMLNYAESFGLVIFVYSLGLQVGPGFFSSFRKGGVTLNMLALAVVLLGTLLTVVASYATGVSLPDMVGILCGATTNTPALGAAQQTLKQMGIESSTPALGCAVAYPMGVIGVILAVLLIRKFLVHKEDLEIKEKDDANKTFIAAFQVHNPAIFNKSIKDIAQMSYPKFVISRLWRDGHVSIPTSDKVLKEGDRLLVITAEKNVLALTVLFGEQEENTDWNKEDIDWNAIDSELISQRIVVTRPELNGKKLGSLRLRNHYGINISRVYRSGVQLLATPELILQLGDRLTVVGEAAAIQNVEKVLGNAVKSLKEPNLVVIFIGIVLGLALGAIPFSIPGISTPVKLGLAGGPIIVGILLGTFGPRIHMITYTTRSANLMLRALGLSMYLACLGLDAGAHFFDTVFRPEGLLWIALGAGLTIIPTVLVGFVAFKIMKIDFGSVSGMLCGSMANPMALNYANDTIPGDNPSVAYATVYPLCMFLRVIIAQVLLMFLLG; via the coding sequence ATGGAGTGGTTATATAATCTGTTTCTCGAACATTCTGCCTTACAGGCAGTTGTGGTGCTTTCACTGATTTCTGCGATTGGGCTGGGGCTGGGAAGAGTGCATTTCTGGGGAGTATCTCTGGGAGTCACTTTTGTTTTTTTTGCAGGTATCCTTGCCGGACACTTCGGGCTTTCGGTTGATCCACAGATGCTGAATTATGCAGAAAGTTTCGGACTGGTTATTTTCGTATATTCACTGGGGCTTCAGGTAGGGCCCGGTTTCTTCAGTTCTTTCCGGAAAGGAGGGGTGACGCTGAATATGTTGGCGTTGGCCGTAGTTCTGTTGGGTACTTTGCTGACTGTTGTTGCCAGTTATGCGACAGGTGTGTCTCTTCCTGATATGGTGGGTATCCTTTGCGGAGCCACGACTAATACTCCTGCCTTGGGAGCTGCGCAGCAGACACTTAAACAGATGGGCATAGAGAGCAGTACTCCGGCTTTGGGGTGTGCGGTAGCCTATCCGATGGGAGTGATCGGTGTGATTCTTGCCGTACTGCTGATTCGTAAATTCTTGGTTCATAAAGAAGACTTGGAGATTAAAGAAAAGGATGATGCCAACAAAACCTTTATCGCAGCGTTTCAAGTACATAACCCCGCTATTTTTAATAAAAGTATCAAGGATATAGCTCAGATGAGTTATCCGAAATTTGTGATTTCCCGTTTGTGGCGTGACGGTCATGTCAGTATTCCTACCTCCGACAAGGTATTGAAGGAAGGCGACCGCCTGTTGGTGATCACAGCGGAAAAGAATGTCCTGGCTCTGACAGTACTTTTCGGTGAACAGGAAGAAAATACGGACTGGAACAAGGAAGATATAGACTGGAATGCAATTGACAGCGAATTGATCTCGCAGCGTATCGTCGTAACCCGCCCCGAACTGAATGGAAAGAAACTTGGCTCATTGAGACTAAGAAACCATTATGGAATCAATATCAGCCGTGTGTACCGTTCGGGTGTGCAACTACTTGCCACTCCGGAACTGATTCTCCAGCTGGGCGACCGCCTGACAGTAGTAGGTGAAGCAGCAGCCATTCAGAATGTAGAAAAAGTATTGGGAAATGCAGTGAAAAGTCTGAAAGAACCTAATCTTGTTGTCATATTTATAGGCATCGTATTGGGATTGGCATTGGGAGCGATCCCGTTCTCCATACCGGGAATCAGTACTCCCGTGAAGCTGGGGCTGGCAGGCGGACCGATTATCGTGGGTATCCTGCTGGGAACTTTCGGCCCACGGATACACATGATCACTTACACTACCCGCAGCGCCAATCTGATGCTGCGCGCGTTGGGGCTTTCCATGTATCTAGCCTGTCTTGGTCTGGATGCCGGTGCTCATTTCTTCGATACTGTCTTCCGTCCGGAAGGATTGCTTTGGATAGCTTTGGGAGCCGGTCTGACAATTATCCCGACGGTCCTGGTCGGCTTTGTCGCTTTCAAGATTATGAAGATAGACTTCGGCAGTGTATCCGGTATGTTGTGCGGCAGTATGGCGAATCCGATGGCGCTGAATTATGCCAACGATACGATACCGGGTGACAATCCTTCCGTCGCTTATGCTACAGTATATCCGTTGTGTATGTTTCTGCGTGTGATCATTGCGCAGGTGCTGTTGATGTTTTTATTGGGCTGA
- a CDS encoding DUF3845 domain-containing protein, translating to MIMNKIVGMAALLLCLTGCVRDNDAIYYPVGDVDIERGGPALEVGEEDVLVARSFNEEDYVLDTIAQYPNDPTLGKLTFMIDLKNQQKDQNVADFNGVGKSKLTMSLGYKDGNYPSESQVPIYTSQDVTAKYAVKLRLKGELLVSGDEWMIDYVYAQLASLFQPYPPANFPEVFMCKGGMKLGTFDSFRRTCTFDITYDRSDLSFSQLYFNLFINLAGQKRENRVRLRIDKESYFELYEQSEEM from the coding sequence ATGATAATGAATAAGATAGTAGGAATGGCAGCTTTACTGCTTTGTCTGACAGGTTGTGTCAGAGATAATGATGCAATATATTACCCTGTAGGCGATGTGGATATTGAAAGAGGAGGTCCGGCGTTGGAAGTCGGAGAGGAGGATGTATTGGTAGCGCGAAGTTTCAATGAAGAAGATTATGTGCTGGATACGATAGCTCAATATCCGAATGACCCGACTTTGGGTAAACTGACGTTTATGATTGACTTGAAAAATCAACAGAAAGATCAGAACGTCGCAGATTTCAACGGAGTGGGTAAATCAAAACTGACCATGAGTCTAGGCTATAAGGATGGCAATTACCCGTCGGAGAGTCAGGTCCCTATTTATACTTCTCAGGACGTTACAGCTAAATATGCAGTCAAACTTCGTCTGAAAGGAGAATTGCTTGTATCCGGTGACGAATGGATGATCGATTATGTGTATGCGCAGCTGGCCAGCTTGTTTCAGCCTTATCCGCCTGCGAATTTCCCCGAAGTCTTTATGTGCAAGGGAGGTATGAAGCTGGGGACTTTCGATTCGTTCCGAAGAACCTGTACTTTCGATATCACTTATGATCGTTCCGACCTCTCTTTTAGTCAATTATACTTCAATTTATTTATCAATCTGGCCGGTCAGAAGCGGGAAAACAGAGTCCGACTGCGGATTGATAAAGAGTCTTACTTTGAATTGTACGAGCAGAGTGAAGAAATGTAA
- a CDS encoding Crp/Fnr family transcriptional regulator translates to MDTLLRETVNTVVNSRFPEMSIEGRRQIESILIREEYPKGVIALNEGEVAHELVFVGKGMLRQYYYKNGKDVTEHFSYEGCILMCIESLLKQVPTRLIIETLEPAVIYLFPYDKMMQLTKQNWEINMFYRKILEYSLIVSQTKADSWRFESARERYNLLLETHPEIIKRAPLAHIASYLLMTPETLSRVRSGVL, encoded by the coding sequence ATGGATACACTACTAAGAGAAACTGTAAATACCGTCGTAAATTCCCGCTTTCCCGAAATGAGTATAGAGGGACGCCGGCAGATAGAAAGCATCCTGATACGTGAAGAATATCCTAAAGGAGTGATCGCACTTAATGAAGGAGAAGTAGCCCATGAATTAGTTTTTGTCGGGAAAGGGATGCTCCGGCAATATTATTATAAAAACGGAAAAGACGTTACCGAACACTTCTCATACGAAGGCTGTATCCTGATGTGTATCGAAAGTCTGCTGAAACAAGTCCCTACCCGATTGATCATAGAGACACTGGAGCCTGCTGTCATATACCTGTTCCCTTATGACAAAATGATGCAGCTGACAAAGCAAAACTGGGAAATCAATATGTTCTATCGGAAGATACTTGAATATTCCCTGATTGTATCGCAAACCAAAGCCGATTCCTGGCGTTTCGAATCCGCCCGCGAGCGTTATAATCTATTGCTCGAAACTCATCCGGAAATCATCAAACGGGCACCTTTGGCACACATCGCTTCTTACCTGCTGATGACACCGGAAACATTGAGCCGAGTACGTTCAGGCGTTCTGTAG
- a CDS encoding helix-turn-helix domain-containing protein — translation MDMQVVPKIGISSVVHSKHIDPGSIDVVGNDIALFDTESVISLYNGPSKLEVVSIGLCLEGSTRFNISLREFELIPGRMVIALPNQIIEHRQFSSNFRGIFFAVSKSLLESLPKVGNVLSFFFFLKDYPCFDLNLHEQEMIKEYHAFIRKRLKNKDDRYRREVVMGLMQGFFFELCNIFNSYAPDASAVVKSKSRKEYIFERFYESLVQSYQSERSVKFYADQLCLTPKHLSGVVKEVSGKTVGEWIDELVILEAKALLNSSSMNIQEIADRLNFANQSFFGKYFKHYTGMSPKEYRKSR, via the coding sequence ATGGATATGCAAGTTGTTCCTAAGATAGGTATTTCTTCGGTAGTTCATTCTAAACATATAGATCCGGGTAGTATTGATGTGGTCGGCAATGATATAGCGCTCTTCGACACGGAGAGCGTTATTTCCCTTTATAATGGCCCCAGTAAACTGGAAGTGGTGAGCATCGGACTTTGTCTGGAAGGCTCTACTCGTTTTAATATCAGTCTGCGTGAGTTTGAACTGATTCCGGGCAGAATGGTTATTGCGTTGCCCAATCAGATAATCGAACATCGTCAGTTCAGTTCCAATTTCAGAGGGATTTTCTTTGCTGTATCAAAAAGTCTGTTGGAATCATTGCCCAAAGTTGGTAATGTGCTTTCATTCTTTTTCTTTCTGAAAGATTACCCTTGTTTTGATCTCAATCTGCACGAGCAGGAGATGATTAAGGAGTATCATGCTTTCATCAGAAAGAGATTGAAAAATAAAGACGATAGGTACCGTAGGGAGGTAGTAATGGGATTGATGCAGGGCTTCTTCTTTGAGCTTTGCAATATTTTCAACAGTTATGCTCCGGATGCTTCTGCCGTTGTCAAAAGTAAAAGTCGTAAAGAATATATATTTGAGCGCTTCTATGAATCTTTGGTTCAGTCTTATCAGTCGGAACGCAGCGTGAAGTTTTATGCGGATCAGTTGTGTCTGACGCCGAAACATCTGTCCGGAGTTGTCAAGGAAGTCAGCGGGAAGACGGTAGGGGAGTGGATTGACGAATTAGTGATCTTGGAAGCGAAGGCACTCTTGAATTCTTCGAGCATGAACATACAGGAGATAGCCGACCGTTTAAACTTTGCCAACCAGTCGTTCTTCGGTAAGTACTTTAAGCATTATACCGGTATGTCTCCCAAAGAATACCGGAAAAGCAGATAG
- a CDS encoding bifunctional metallophosphatase/5'-nucleotidase — MKRFACVYVWLLCLVLSIAAQEKVVKLKIVQTSDVHGNYYPYNFITRKDWQGSLARIYAFVEKEREQYKENLILLDNGDILQGQPTAYYYNYIDTVSPHLCAEMMNYMKYDAGNMGNHDVETGRAVFDRWINTCDFPVLGANIIDISTGEPHLPPYKVMERDGVKIVILGMITPAIPAWLSENLWKGLRFDDMEETARKWMKIIREKENPDLMIGLFHAGQEAFKMSGKYNENASLSVAKNVPGFDIVLMGHDHARECKKVMNVAGDSVLVIDPASNGIVLSNIDVTLKLKDGKVRSKDIKGVLTETKDYGISEDFMKNFAPQYDTVRNFVSKKIGTFTESISTRPSFFGSSAFIDLIHTLQLEITGAEISFAAPLSFDAKINKGDVFVSDMFNLYKYENMLYMMTLSGKEIKDYLEMSYFMWTNRMKSPDDHLLWFKEKRREGAEDRASFQNFSFNFDSASGIIYTVDVTKPQGEKITIISMADGSPFLMDKIYKVALNSYRGNGGGELLTKGSGIPQEKLKERIIFSTDKDLRFYLMNYIEKKGTMDPKALNQWKFVPEKWTVPAAERDYKFLFGDSQ; from the coding sequence ATGAAACGATTTGCATGTGTTTACGTATGGCTTCTTTGCCTCGTGCTCTCAATTGCGGCACAGGAAAAAGTAGTGAAGCTGAAAATTGTACAGACAAGTGATGTACATGGTAATTATTATCCTTATAATTTTATTACCCGTAAGGATTGGCAGGGCAGTCTGGCACGAATATACGCTTTTGTGGAGAAAGAACGCGAACAATATAAGGAGAATCTTATTTTACTCGACAACGGCGATATATTGCAGGGGCAACCGACTGCCTATTACTATAATTATATAGATACAGTATCACCCCACCTATGCGCGGAAATGATGAATTACATGAAATATGATGCCGGAAATATGGGTAATCATGATGTGGAGACAGGCCGAGCCGTGTTCGACCGCTGGATAAATACCTGTGACTTTCCCGTATTAGGAGCTAATATCATCGATATATCGACCGGAGAACCTCATCTTCCTCCTTATAAGGTCATGGAACGTGACGGAGTGAAAATCGTAATCCTTGGAATGATCACCCCTGCTATCCCTGCATGGCTCTCGGAGAACCTGTGGAAGGGACTGCGTTTCGACGACATGGAGGAGACTGCACGCAAATGGATGAAGATCATCCGTGAAAAAGAGAATCCGGACTTGATGATCGGCTTGTTCCATGCGGGGCAGGAGGCTTTCAAAATGTCCGGCAAGTATAATGAAAACGCTTCTCTGAGTGTGGCGAAGAATGTCCCCGGATTTGACATTGTACTGATGGGACACGATCATGCGCGCGAATGTAAGAAAGTGATGAATGTGGCAGGTGATTCGGTACTGGTCATTGATCCGGCAAGCAACGGAATTGTTCTGTCCAACATCGATGTGACCTTGAAACTGAAAGATGGGAAAGTGCGCAGCAAAGATATAAAAGGAGTATTGACCGAAACGAAAGATTATGGAATCAGTGAGGACTTTATGAAGAATTTTGCTCCTCAATATGACACTGTCCGTAACTTTGTCTCTAAAAAGATCGGTACATTCACTGAAAGTATCTCGACCCGTCCTTCTTTCTTCGGATCGTCTGCTTTTATCGACTTGATCCATACCTTGCAGCTTGAAATCACCGGTGCGGAGATATCCTTTGCGGCACCGCTTTCATTTGATGCGAAAATAAATAAAGGGGATGTGTTTGTCAGTGATATGTTCAATCTGTATAAGTATGAGAATATGCTATATATGATGACTTTATCCGGAAAAGAAATCAAGGATTATCTGGAAATGTCTTATTTCATGTGGACCAACCGGATGAAGTCTCCGGACGATCATCTGCTCTGGTTTAAGGAGAAACGTCGCGAAGGTGCGGAGGACAGAGCTTCTTTCCAAAATTTCAGCTTCAATTTTGATTCAGCATCGGGAATTATTTATACCGTAGACGTCACCAAGCCGCAAGGGGAAAAGATTACGATTATCAGCATGGCAGACGGCAGTCCTTTCCTCATGGATAAGATTTATAAGGTGGCTTTGAACTCTTACCGGGGGAATGGCGGTGGAGAACTGCTGACGAAAGGATCAGGCATCCCGCAGGAGAAATTGAAAGAGCGTATCATCTTCTCTACGGATAAGGATCTTCGTTTCTATCTGATGAATTATATAGAAAAGAAAGGTACTATGGACCCGAAGGCATTGAACCAATGGAAATTCGTTCCTGAAAAGTGGACTGTTCCGGCTGCCGAACGTGATTATAAGTTTTTATTCGGAGATAGTCAATAA
- a CDS encoding sensor histidine kinase → MMRYIGCLFICLLWLFRATELFAVSNDQKPILIICSYNPAAHQTSVTISDYMEEYNKLGGKRDIIIENMNCKSFSEAPLWSGMMTQILSKYQGEKHPAQIILLGQEAWAAYLSQRDSIQVKVPVMCSLVSSNIVILPEDTVAGLDAWMPESVDLFTDHMNIPELKSGFINQYNIEDNVRMIKAFYPKTEHIAFISDNTYGGVTMQALVRKEMKKFPEIDLILMDGRRHTIYTIVEELRHLPENTVIMVGTWRVDMNEGYFMRNATYAMMEVTPTIPTFTPSSVSLGYWAIGGVLPDYRKLGMDMALASVQIDRYPADEQQHLSVIGSKAVLDSRKVKEWGLDPDILPFDVQIINQTVSFYQQYTYQIWSACALVVILVLGLCISLFYYFRTKRLKDDLLKSEKDLRVAKDRAEESNRLKSAFLANMSHEIRTPLNSIVGFSDVLAVGGNTEEEQQTYYQIIKTNSDLLLRLINDILDLSRLEANRVTLTWEECDVVQLCRQVVASVSVSRQSGNQFLFVSDYESFRMTTDIQRMQQVIINLMSNADKFTRKGQITLEFSVNEETEMAVFSVTDTGCGIPKEKQKLVFERFEKLNEYAQGTGLGLSICKLIVHKWKGDIWIDSEYTGGARFMFSHPLKIEKE, encoded by the coding sequence ATGATGAGATATATAGGGTGCCTGTTTATCTGTTTGCTATGGCTTTTCCGGGCCACAGAGTTATTTGCTGTCTCTAACGATCAGAAACCCATCCTGATTATCTGCTCCTACAATCCCGCCGCTCATCAAACTTCGGTCACTATCTCCGACTATATGGAAGAATATAACAAACTGGGAGGGAAACGCGATATTATCATTGAAAACATGAACTGCAAAAGTTTCTCCGAAGCCCCGCTTTGGAGCGGTATGATGACGCAGATTCTTTCTAAATATCAAGGGGAGAAGCATCCGGCGCAAATTATTCTGTTGGGACAGGAAGCGTGGGCGGCGTATCTGTCGCAACGGGATTCGATACAGGTGAAGGTGCCGGTGATGTGTAGTCTCGTCAGCAGCAACATCGTCATACTGCCTGAGGATACGGTTGCCGGACTGGACGCATGGATGCCGGAATCGGTCGATCTCTTTACCGACCACATGAATATACCGGAATTGAAGTCGGGATTTATCAATCAGTACAATATAGAAGATAATGTCCGGATGATCAAGGCGTTTTATCCGAAGACGGAACACATCGCTTTTATTTCGGACAATACTTACGGCGGCGTCACCATGCAGGCACTGGTGCGGAAAGAAATGAAGAAGTTTCCCGAAATCGACCTGATCCTGATGGACGGCCGGCGGCATACTATCTATACAATTGTGGAAGAGTTGCGTCATTTACCGGAGAATACGGTGATCATGGTAGGCACGTGGCGTGTGGATATGAACGAAGGTTATTTCATGCGGAATGCTACCTATGCCATGATGGAGGTTACTCCGACCATTCCGACTTTTACTCCCTCATCGGTGAGTCTGGGGTATTGGGCGATCGGCGGAGTGCTGCCCGATTACCGGAAACTGGGGATGGACATGGCATTGGCATCCGTACAGATTGATCGATATCCGGCGGATGAGCAGCAGCACCTTTCCGTGATTGGCAGCAAGGCCGTACTGGACAGCCGGAAGGTGAAGGAGTGGGGACTGGACCCGGACATCCTTCCTTTTGATGTGCAGATTATTAATCAGACCGTATCATTCTATCAGCAATATACTTATCAGATTTGGTCGGCATGTGCGCTGGTTGTCATCCTTGTGCTGGGGTTGTGCATCTCGCTCTTCTACTATTTCCGCACCAAACGTCTGAAGGACGATCTGCTGAAGTCGGAAAAAGACCTGCGGGTGGCAAAAGACCGTGCAGAAGAATCAAACCGCCTGAAAAGTGCTTTCCTCGCCAATATGAGCCATGAGATACGTACGCCTTTAAACTCCATTGTAGGTTTCTCGGATGTGCTCGCTGTGGGTGGCAATACGGAAGAAGAACAGCAGACCTATTATCAGATTATCAAGACAAATTCGGATTTGTTGCTTCGCCTGATCAATGATATTCTTGATCTCTCACGCCTGGAAGCGAACAGGGTCACGTTGACTTGGGAAGAGTGTGACGTGGTGCAGCTATGCAGGCAGGTGGTGGCATCTGTCAGCGTTTCACGGCAGTCCGGCAATCAGTTCCTGTTTGTCAGCGATTATGAGTCGTTTCGGATGACGACAGACATACAGCGTATGCAGCAGGTGATTATCAATCTGATGTCTAATGCGGATAAGTTCACCAGGAAAGGGCAGATAACACTGGAATTTTCGGTGAATGAAGAGACGGAGATGGCTGTATTCTCTGTGACGGATACAGGGTGCGGCATCCCGAAAGAGAAACAGAAACTGGTATTCGAGCGCTTCGAGAAGCTGAACGAATATGCCCAGGGAACAGGTTTGGGATTATCTATCTGTAAATTGATTGTGCATAAATGGAAAGGGGATATATGGATCGACTCCGAATATACGGGAGGTGCACGGTTCATGTTCTCACATCCGCTTAAAATAGAAAAAGAATGA
- a CDS encoding Tex family protein — MELFHQMISGLLGIPERQISSTLHLLDEGATIPFISRYRKEATGGLDEVQIENIKEQHDKLCDIAKRKETILSTINEQGKLTPELEKRINATWNPTELEDIYLPYKPKRKTRAEAARQKGLEPLAMIMMLQREPNLTAKAATFVKGDVKDAEDALKGARDIIAEQVNEDECARNAIRNQFTRQAEITAKVVKGKEEEAAKYRDYFDFSESLKRCTSHRLLAIRRAESEGLLKVSISPDDEACLERLDRQFVHGNNECSHQVKEATADAYKRLLKPSIETEFAAQSKEKADDEAIRVFTENLRQLLLSPPLGQKRVLAIDPGFRTGCKVVCLDAQGNLLHNENIYPHPPVNKTGEAASKLRKMIEAYEIEAISIGNGTASRETEDFINHQTFDRQIPVFVVSEQGASIYSASKIARDEFPDYDVTVRGAVSIGRRLMDPLAELVKIDPKSIGVGQYQHDVDQTKLKKALDQTVENCVNLVGVNLNTASSHLLTYISGLGPQLAQNIVNFRAENGAFSSRKELMKVPRMGAKAFEQCAGFLRIPEAKNPLDNTAVHPESYHIVEQMAKDLKCSVDELIANKELRQKIKISDYITPTVGLPTLQDIMQELDKPGRDPRKAIKVFEFDKNVRTIADLREGMILPGIVGNITNFGAFVDIGIKENGLVHLSQLAERYISDPTEIVSIHQHVMVRVMNVDTDRKRIQLSMIGVQQD, encoded by the coding sequence ATGGAACTATTTCACCAAATGATTTCCGGATTACTGGGGATACCGGAAAGACAAATCAGCAGTACCCTCCACTTGTTGGACGAAGGTGCCACCATCCCTTTCATCAGCCGTTACCGTAAGGAAGCTACCGGCGGACTGGACGAAGTACAGATAGAGAACATCAAGGAGCAACATGACAAGTTGTGCGACATAGCCAAACGGAAGGAAACCATCCTCAGTACCATCAACGAGCAAGGGAAACTCACTCCGGAGCTCGAAAAGCGCATCAACGCCACCTGGAATCCTACGGAACTGGAGGACATCTACCTCCCCTACAAACCCAAACGGAAGACCCGTGCCGAAGCGGCCCGCCAGAAAGGATTGGAACCGCTGGCCATGATCATGATGCTGCAAAGGGAGCCCAACCTCACCGCCAAAGCCGCCACCTTCGTCAAAGGCGACGTCAAGGATGCGGAAGACGCACTGAAAGGCGCCCGTGACATCATCGCAGAGCAAGTGAACGAGGACGAGTGTGCCCGCAACGCCATACGTAACCAGTTCACCCGTCAGGCGGAAATCACCGCCAAGGTAGTGAAAGGAAAAGAGGAAGAGGCCGCCAAGTACCGGGATTATTTCGACTTCTCCGAATCGCTGAAACGCTGCACTTCCCATCGCCTGCTCGCCATCCGCCGGGCAGAATCCGAAGGGTTGCTGAAAGTATCCATCAGTCCGGATGACGAAGCCTGTCTGGAACGCCTCGACCGCCAGTTCGTACATGGCAATAATGAATGCAGCCATCAGGTAAAGGAAGCCACTGCCGACGCATATAAACGTCTGCTCAAACCTTCCATCGAAACAGAATTTGCCGCCCAGTCCAAAGAAAAAGCCGACGACGAAGCTATCCGCGTATTTACGGAGAATCTCCGCCAGTTGCTTCTCTCTCCTCCTCTCGGACAGAAACGGGTGCTCGCCATCGACCCCGGATTCCGTACCGGCTGCAAAGTCGTCTGCCTCGATGCGCAAGGCAACTTGCTGCACAATGAGAATATCTACCCGCATCCTCCGGTCAATAAAACCGGTGAAGCGGCCTCCAAACTCCGCAAGATGATAGAAGCCTATGAAATTGAAGCCATCTCCATCGGCAACGGAACAGCCAGCCGCGAAACGGAAGACTTTATTAATCATCAGACCTTCGACCGGCAGATTCCTGTATTCGTGGTCAGCGAGCAGGGCGCTTCCATTTATTCGGCATCCAAGATCGCCCGTGACGAGTTTCCCGATTATGACGTAACGGTACGTGGAGCAGTCTCCATCGGTCGCCGACTGATGGACCCTCTGGCGGAACTGGTAAAGATCGACCCCAAATCTATCGGTGTGGGACAATACCAGCACGATGTAGACCAGACGAAACTGAAGAAAGCCCTTGACCAGACAGTGGAAAACTGCGTGAACCTGGTAGGCGTGAATCTGAATACCGCCAGCAGTCATCTGCTGACATACATATCCGGTCTGGGGCCGCAACTGGCACAAAACATTGTCAACTTCCGTGCCGAGAACGGAGCTTTCAGTTCACGCAAGGAGCTGATGAAAGTCCCCCGCATGGGTGCCAAAGCCTTCGAACAGTGTGCCGGCTTCCTCCGCATTCCCGAAGCAAAGAACCCATTGGACAACACTGCCGTGCATCCGGAAAGCTACCACATCGTAGAGCAAATGGCAAAAGATTTGAAATGTAGCGTAGACGAACTGATCGCGAATAAGGAACTCCGCCAAAAAATCAAGATATCGGACTACATCACGCCGACTGTGGGCCTGCCTACCCTGCAAGACATCATGCAGGAACTCGACAAGCCGGGTCGCGACCCGCGTAAAGCGATCAAGGTATTTGAATTCGACAAGAACGTGCGCACCATCGCAGACTTGCGCGAAGGCATGATTCTGCCGGGCATCGTAGGCAATATTACAAATTTCGGAGCTTTCGTCGATATAGGCATCAAGGAGAACGGGCTTGTACACCTCTCCCAACTGGCCGAACGATACATCTCCGATCCTACAGAAATCGTGTCCATCCACCAGCATGTCATGGTCAGAGTGATGAACGTGGATACCGACCGGAAACGGATTCAGCTTAGCATGATCGGGGTACAGCAAGACTGA
- a CDS encoding CPBP family intramembrane glutamic endopeptidase: METEEIREKKEPKRLPVWACILLFALGLFVTFGLYSTIGFGVLSLILGDEARHPGLLGHMVAEAGMLLAVLTSAVILLYFERRPFSDLGLTLKGHARGLWYGLLAAILLYLIGFGLSLALGEVEVTGFRFDPLNLLATFVFCLLVALAEEIMMRGYILGRLLHTRMNKFLSLFVSALLFALLHLFNPNLAFLPMLNLLLAGMFIGASYLYTRNLCFPISLHLFWNWIQGPILGYQVSGNDFGTSLLTLHLPEENVLNGGAFGFEGSLICTVLMIIFTILIVWWGEKREAISLAVPRSC, encoded by the coding sequence ATGGAGACAGAAGAAATCAGAGAAAAGAAAGAACCGAAGAGACTTCCCGTATGGGCGTGCATCCTGTTGTTTGCACTGGGGCTTTTCGTCACCTTTGGATTGTATAGTACGATAGGCTTCGGAGTTTTATCTCTGATTCTTGGTGATGAGGCAAGGCACCCCGGATTGTTGGGGCATATGGTGGCGGAAGCCGGCATGCTGCTGGCTGTGCTGACTTCGGCAGTGATTCTGCTCTATTTTGAGCGTCGCCCTTTCTCTGACTTGGGACTGACACTGAAAGGTCATGCACGGGGATTGTGGTACGGACTGCTGGCAGCCATCCTTCTCTACTTGATCGGCTTCGGACTGTCTTTGGCTTTGGGTGAGGTGGAAGTAACCGGTTTTCGATTCGATCCTCTGAATCTGCTTGCTACCTTTGTGTTCTGCCTGCTGGTGGCTCTGGCCGAAGAAATCATGATGCGTGGCTATATACTCGGCCGTCTGCTGCATACCCGGATGAATAAATTCCTGTCTCTTTTTGTCTCCGCACTGCTGTTCGCATTGCTGCACCTCTTCAATCCGAACCTTGCCTTCCTGCCTATGCTGAATCTGTTACTTGCAGGTATGTTTATCGGCGCTTCCTATTTATATACGCGCAATCTTTGTTTCCCTATTTCCCTTCATCTTTTCTGGAACTGGATTCAGGGCCCGATACTGGGCTATCAGGTAAGTGGAAATGACTTTGGGACATCCCTGCTGACGCTGCATCTGCCCGAAGAGAACGTACTGAATGGCGGAGCCTTCGGGTTTGAAGGCTCGCTCATTTGTACAGTACTGATGATTATCTTTACGATTTTAATTGTTTGGTGGGGAGAAAAACGGGAGGCAATCAGTCTTGCTGTACCCCGATCATGCTAA